A genomic window from Desulfonatronovibrio magnus includes:
- a CDS encoding DUF4416 family protein, producing the protein MSTPKIPEPGKLILSILSSKWSHFWPALQSDLEIEFGPVDYITDIIDFTETRYYDHELGVPIFRRILTFSPLLPLDRLVDTKLFTNTLENKHLSNGKRIFNLDPGLITLERLVLATGKNFTHRIYLSQGIWADLTMIYTKGDWKALDWTFPDYASSRIKHHLRIIRNNYYKQLNMGKEN; encoded by the coding sequence ATGAGTACACCCAAAATTCCTGAACCTGGCAAACTAATCCTGTCCATACTCAGTTCTAAGTGGTCGCACTTCTGGCCTGCACTTCAGTCAGACTTAGAAATTGAGTTTGGACCTGTTGACTACATTACAGATATCATTGATTTTACCGAAACCAGATACTACGATCATGAGCTTGGTGTACCCATTTTTCGAAGAATACTAACCTTTTCACCCCTGCTCCCATTAGACAGACTGGTTGATACCAAATTATTCACCAACACTTTAGAAAACAAACATCTTTCCAATGGCAAACGAATTTTTAATCTTGATCCAGGACTGATCACCCTTGAAAGGTTAGTGCTGGCCACAGGCAAAAACTTCACTCATCGCATATACCTGTCTCAAGGCATATGGGCTGATTTGACCATGATCTACACCAAAGGAGACTGGAAAGCTCTGGACTGGACATTCCCTGACTACGCATCCTCCAGAATAAAGCATCACTTGCGGATCATTAGAAATAACTATTATAAACAACTGAATATGGGCAAGGAAAATTAG
- the recJ gene encoding single-stranded-DNA-specific exonuclease RecJ, with protein sequence MHSHVSQNTLKWRVKNTEVSKQFIYDLSRRLEISPVLCLLLHQRGMTTYDDMHFFLSPGLRYLPPLHEWPCLEEAARILAASIENKEKIAVWGDYDVDGITSVALIKDFFNQRGYEITPILPHRMEDGYGLNMHEMESLAKEGVKTLITVDCGISNLKEVSKARELGIKVILTDHHQPGQELPPANAIINPKISGPCPHPELAGVGTAFFLMAALNRILPGDQLDIRNFLDLVALGTIADLVHLDRTNRILVKNGLLLLDKHERPGIKALKEVSGINGNSNIGAGEVGFALGPRINAAGRLDDPAIALELLLTSDHDLALKLAHRLNKLNEQRKKTEQIILEQAREMALKMMDYNSFVLYHPEWHPGVVGIVASRIVDEFHKPCFVLTQDGDYLKGSGRSIEKCNLYESLCAVSHVLEKYGGHSQAAGLSIAPDNLEEFRQLFDEQVVKALGPGPVSREIMLDAALNLDEINPELISELELLQPLGPGNPRPVFLSPELTVLDQTLFGNDKHIRFHLKDENSEVALRAQFWRKGDTWGQKSIKGKKVVVAYTPAINHYRGVTSIRLNIREILSVK encoded by the coding sequence ATGCATTCCCATGTTTCTCAGAATACACTTAAATGGCGTGTTAAAAACACCGAAGTTTCAAAACAGTTTATATACGACCTGTCCAGGCGCTTGGAAATCTCACCCGTCTTGTGTCTCCTTCTGCACCAGAGAGGAATGACCACCTACGATGACATGCATTTTTTCCTGAGTCCGGGGCTCCGTTATCTTCCTCCTTTGCATGAATGGCCCTGCCTGGAAGAAGCCGCCCGTATCCTTGCAGCATCCATCGAAAACAAGGAAAAAATCGCTGTATGGGGTGATTATGATGTGGACGGAATCACATCTGTTGCACTAATTAAGGATTTTTTTAACCAGCGAGGTTATGAAATAACCCCCATCCTGCCCCATCGCATGGAAGACGGCTATGGTCTGAACATGCATGAAATGGAAAGCCTGGCAAAGGAGGGTGTCAAAACTCTCATCACTGTTGATTGCGGCATATCCAACTTAAAAGAAGTTTCTAAGGCCAGAGAGTTGGGCATAAAGGTGATTCTTACTGACCACCATCAACCTGGTCAGGAACTGCCCCCGGCCAACGCCATTATAAATCCCAAAATCAGCGGACCATGTCCGCATCCCGAACTGGCAGGAGTCGGCACAGCTTTTTTTCTTATGGCTGCACTAAACAGAATTCTTCCGGGAGATCAGCTTGATATACGCAATTTCCTTGACCTTGTAGCCTTGGGAACCATTGCTGACCTGGTCCACCTGGACCGTACCAACAGAATTCTGGTCAAGAATGGATTATTGCTTCTTGATAAGCATGAAAGGCCAGGCATAAAAGCCTTGAAAGAAGTAAGCGGCATCAATGGAAACAGCAATATAGGAGCTGGAGAAGTCGGGTTTGCTCTGGGGCCGAGAATCAACGCTGCAGGAAGGCTTGACGATCCAGCCATTGCCCTGGAACTTCTGCTTACATCTGATCACGACCTTGCTCTAAAACTGGCTCACAGACTGAACAAACTCAATGAGCAGCGCAAAAAAACAGAACAGATCATCTTAGAACAGGCCCGGGAAATGGCCTTAAAGATGATGGATTACAATAGTTTTGTGCTTTATCATCCAGAATGGCATCCTGGAGTTGTCGGCATTGTAGCCTCAAGAATTGTTGATGAGTTTCATAAGCCCTGTTTTGTTCTAACGCAGGACGGTGACTATTTAAAAGGCTCTGGACGCAGTATTGAAAAATGCAACCTCTATGAAAGTCTTTGCGCCGTCAGTCATGTTCTGGAAAAATACGGCGGCCACAGCCAGGCTGCCGGCCTTTCCATTGCCCCGGACAATCTTGAAGAATTCCGGCAGCTTTTTGATGAACAGGTTGTTAAAGCTCTTGGCCCAGGCCCGGTTTCAAGAGAAATTATGCTGGATGCTGCACTTAACCTGGATGAAATAAACCCTGAGCTCATTTCCGAGCTGGAACTTCTTCAACCTCTTGGTCCCGGCAATCCCCGTCCGGTGTTTCTTTCACCCGAACTTACAGTTCTGGACCAGACTTTATTTGGAAATGACAAACACATCCGTTTTCATCTCAAGGATGAAAATAGCGAAGTAGCCCTCCGTGCCCAATTCTGGAGAAAAGGCGATACATGGGGACAAAAATCCATTAAAGGCAAAAAAGTAGTTGTGGCCTATACTCCTGCTATTAATCACTACCGCGGAGTAACGAGCATCCGCTTGAATATCAGAGAAATTCTGAGCGTAAAGTAA
- a CDS encoding ATP-binding protein, with amino-acid sequence MRYIKEPAFVNRQGELDYLNSWIQERPEHILFLYGPKSSGKTTLIYRFIERNLSQKEYEIKHFNLRRLLLVNYESFLRAFFERKNSEQVKETRQYDLKVFKLSVETLKGLESKQLDPFIVMKRELEKIARKGKRPLIIIDELQALSEIYFNGGRELLNEMFNFFVAMTKESHLCHVLIASSDGYFIERLYNDSKLRKTSELFEVDYLPKEDIVYWLNNLEKESSITDFTLTSEQIEYVWEHFGGSIWEISTVLGQFLKVCRDGMVPQKEMERVVARYVLQAMSYFEEYAALDTPKTELLREILKNVQFMGYAKESRMGRILEESHFPDKESLQEELHYLVQQNFLYYNPTRGEYRLQGRSMEIGLEMFLREIDAQMG; translated from the coding sequence GTGCGTTACATAAAAGAACCCGCCTTCGTCAATCGGCAGGGCGAGCTGGATTACCTGAATTCCTGGATACAAGAACGTCCGGAGCACATTCTGTTCCTTTATGGTCCCAAGTCCAGCGGAAAGACGACGTTGATTTATCGGTTCATTGAGCGGAACCTGTCCCAGAAAGAATACGAAATCAAGCATTTCAACCTGCGCAGATTGTTGCTGGTCAACTATGAGAGCTTTTTGCGGGCCTTTTTCGAGCGCAAGAACAGCGAGCAGGTCAAAGAGACCCGACAGTATGATCTGAAGGTGTTCAAGCTCAGCGTGGAAACGCTCAAGGGGCTGGAAAGCAAGCAGCTGGATCCGTTCATCGTCATGAAGCGGGAATTGGAAAAAATCGCCAGGAAAGGCAAGCGCCCGCTGATCATCATCGACGAGTTACAGGCCCTGTCTGAGATATATTTCAACGGCGGCCGGGAGCTGCTCAACGAGATGTTTAACTTCTTCGTGGCCATGACCAAGGAATCACACTTGTGCCACGTGCTCATTGCCAGCTCGGACGGGTATTTCATTGAAAGGCTGTACAACGACAGCAAGCTAAGAAAAACCAGCGAGCTGTTTGAAGTGGACTACCTGCCGAAAGAGGATATTGTTTATTGGTTGAACAATCTGGAAAAAGAGTCGAGTATCACCGATTTTACCTTGACCAGTGAACAGATTGAATACGTCTGGGAGCATTTCGGGGGCAGTATCTGGGAGATATCCACCGTACTCGGGCAGTTTTTGAAGGTGTGCCGGGATGGAATGGTACCACAAAAAGAAATGGAGCGTGTTGTGGCCAGGTATGTCTTGCAGGCCATGAGCTATTTTGAGGAGTATGCCGCCCTGGATACTCCCAAAACGGAATTACTAAGGGAAATACTGAAAAACGTTCAGTTCATGGGATATGCAAAGGAATCCCGGATGGGACGTATTCTCGAGGAGAGTCACTTTCCGGACAAGGAATCCTTGCAGGAAGAACTTCATTACCTGGTTCAGCAAAATTTTCTTTACTACAACCCCACCCGGGGGGAATACAGGCTCCAGGGCAGAAGCATGGAGATCGGGCTCGAGATGTTTTTGCGGGAGATAGATGCGCAAATGGGATGA
- a CDS encoding HDOD domain-containing protein, whose translation MDLYSAEQFMVQLSEVGNELPVSPDILGALFQSTSSYSYMSMDDISMLISRDQGLTAKILSKANSAYYGLQGQISSVSRALNILGMAELRRIILFIALKSMGAKIKNQVINLDEYWDHQCTVAVMAGEICSMCGRNDSEDLFTMGILHDMGKLMIAMCQPWTWSAITKIARNSGMSIYDAEQDYWGIDHAIAGSMVLRRWNLPENLTEAINWHHIPEKAAEKYKDQARIIFLADTLSHHLTNSAEPLDNQAFARLDLDPDETLDIAANISTTSRLTNLKNLFIN comes from the coding sequence ATGGACTTATACAGTGCGGAACAATTCATGGTTCAATTATCAGAAGTCGGCAATGAACTGCCGGTTTCTCCTGATATACTTGGAGCCCTTTTTCAAAGCACTTCATCATATTCCTATATGAGCATGGATGATATATCCATGCTCATATCAAGAGATCAGGGTCTCACAGCCAAAATCCTCTCCAAAGCCAACTCAGCCTATTACGGTTTGCAGGGTCAGATATCCTCAGTTTCACGGGCCCTCAATATTCTGGGCATGGCAGAGTTGCGAAGAATCATTTTGTTTATTGCCTTGAAATCCATGGGTGCCAAAATTAAAAATCAGGTCATTAATCTTGATGAATACTGGGATCACCAATGTACAGTGGCTGTAATGGCCGGAGAGATATGCTCCATGTGCGGACGCAATGACTCTGAAGATCTTTTCACCATGGGCATTCTGCATGATATGGGCAAGCTCATGATTGCCATGTGTCAGCCATGGACCTGGTCAGCCATCACAAAAATTGCCCGTAACTCCGGGATGAGTATTTATGATGCAGAACAGGATTATTGGGGAATTGACCATGCCATTGCCGGATCCATGGTTTTAAGACGCTGGAATCTCCCGGAAAATCTTACCGAAGCTATCAACTGGCATCATATCCCTGAAAAAGCAGCGGAAAAATACAAGGATCAGGCACGAATTATTTTTCTGGCCGATACATTGAGTCATCACCTGACCAACAGTGCTGAGCCATTAGACAACCAGGCTTTTGCCCGCTTAGATCTGGACCCCGACGAAACTTTGGATATAGCTGCCAATATATCTACTACTTCGCGCCTGACTAACCTCAAAAACCTCTTTATCAACTAA
- a CDS encoding tetratricopeptide repeat protein codes for MSTNPEQDILKDLEDDKTLITGVFSSQSLVKVGTGTTQKKTIQKTYWFVKELEDDQVEIQPLNINYVPSGPKSIISKDDLLEKFSPEPEYYTYTVYPKMRELNKTIARADRHRQKGESFSAEFEYNNALKVDEENIRANFGLGLTYLERGDKDKANNIFERLVKLDAAFEKEHKHLFNDFGINLRKQEMYAQALEYYQRALQLVENDENLHYNVARAYFAFKKYPKTLEHLKKALQLNPDFQEAIKFVKYLKQKKLVK; via the coding sequence ATGTCTACCAATCCTGAACAAGATATTCTCAAAGATCTTGAAGATGACAAAACCTTAATCACCGGAGTTTTTTCATCCCAGAGCTTAGTCAAGGTCGGCACCGGAACAACTCAGAAAAAAACCATCCAGAAAACCTACTGGTTTGTTAAAGAACTCGAAGACGACCAGGTGGAAATCCAGCCGTTGAACATCAACTATGTTCCATCAGGCCCCAAAAGTATTATCTCCAAGGATGATCTGCTGGAAAAGTTTTCGCCAGAGCCTGAGTACTACACCTATACTGTATATCCCAAGATGCGGGAACTCAACAAGACCATTGCCAGGGCAGACAGACACAGGCAGAAAGGTGAGAGTTTCAGCGCAGAGTTTGAATATAACAACGCCCTTAAGGTGGATGAAGAAAACATAAGAGCCAACTTCGGACTGGGACTTACTTATCTCGAAAGAGGCGACAAGGACAAGGCCAATAATATTTTTGAAAGACTGGTAAAATTAGACGCTGCCTTTGAAAAGGAACATAAGCATCTTTTTAATGATTTTGGCATTAACCTGCGCAAACAGGAGATGTATGCTCAGGCTTTGGAATATTATCAGAGAGCACTCCAGCTTGTAGAAAATGATGAAAACCTGCACTATAATGTTGCCAGAGCGTATTTTGCTTTTAAAAAATATCCCAAGACGCTGGAGCACCTCAAAAAGGCCCTGCAGTTAAATCCTGATTTTCAAGAGGCCATTAAGTTTGTCAAATACCTGAAACAAAAAAAACTGGTTAAATAA
- the pyrF gene encoding orotidine-5'-phosphate decarboxylase: MSKIIIALDFAEPVHALDFAKQIQNKNVWVKVGLELFIKGGQHIVSSLREMGFSVFLDLKFLDIPNTVAGAVRSCSAFDVDMITLHISGGRQMIEAAIDARNSCSALDKAPRLIGVTLLTSMDTRDMPFVENINAGQIARKLALDAYAWGLDGCVCSGLEAADIRESTATDFKIVTPGIRLQSMGDDQKRTVTPNEAVKAGSDFLVIGRPVTRSSDPLLALQKIISSIQSSNN; the protein is encoded by the coding sequence ATGAGTAAAATTATCATTGCCTTAGACTTTGCTGAACCTGTCCATGCCTTGGATTTTGCAAAACAAATCCAAAACAAGAATGTATGGGTAAAAGTCGGGCTGGAACTTTTTATTAAAGGCGGGCAGCATATCGTATCCAGCTTGCGTGAAATGGGCTTTTCTGTTTTTCTGGATCTTAAGTTTCTGGATATACCCAACACTGTAGCTGGAGCTGTCAGGTCCTGTTCAGCCTTTGATGTTGACATGATAACCCTGCACATCTCGGGCGGCAGGCAAATGATTGAGGCAGCCATTGATGCTCGAAATTCATGTTCCGCACTTGACAAAGCTCCCCGGCTGATAGGAGTTACTCTGCTCACAAGCATGGATACCAGAGACATGCCTTTTGTTGAAAATATAAATGCCGGCCAGATTGCCCGTAAACTTGCCCTTGACGCTTATGCCTGGGGGCTTGACGGCTGTGTGTGTTCAGGACTTGAAGCAGCAGACATCAGAGAAAGCACGGCAACAGATTTCAAAATCGTGACTCCAGGTATTCGCCTGCAATCCATGGGCGATGATCAGAAAAGAACAGTAACACCGAATGAAGCAGTTAAGGCAGGCTCAGACTTTCTTGTCATTGGACGCCCGGTTACCAGAAGCTCTGATCCTCTACTCGCACTGCAAAAAATAATTTCTTCGATTCAAAGCTCAAACAATTGA
- a CDS encoding YicC/YloC family endoribonuclease, with protein MAISMTGYGSKTMTRPDWTVTWEIRSVNHRHLDIKWRVPHTLYFLQQKWEKIIRAHALRGRLDVNLHLRINNPEILGIGFDQAMAGAMLTQLEDFARSSGHDFAPDLNLFLRNSSLWVEEKSGINPEMEEDLALTLKTALKHWNESRQTEGQNMLNDIVSRLESLESLLEHMESFVADNTSNRFNDLKDKLSRIMNDLNIEADENRFLQELIIMTDRLDVSEEITRLKTHLKAMRQLTDQHSEIGRKLDFMLQEAFREINTCANKCQNTDISRVAVDFKAELEKCREQAQNLE; from the coding sequence ATGGCAATAAGCATGACCGGTTATGGTTCTAAAACCATGACCCGACCGGACTGGACAGTTACCTGGGAAATTCGCAGCGTAAATCACAGGCACCTTGACATCAAATGGAGAGTTCCACATACCCTTTACTTTTTGCAGCAAAAATGGGAAAAAATCATTCGCGCACATGCGTTACGCGGCAGACTCGATGTAAACCTGCACCTCAGAATCAACAACCCTGAGATACTGGGAATAGGCTTTGACCAGGCCATGGCCGGGGCCATGCTGACCCAGCTTGAAGACTTTGCAAGAAGCTCGGGTCATGACTTTGCACCGGACCTGAATCTATTTCTGAGAAACTCCTCATTATGGGTGGAGGAAAAGTCAGGCATTAACCCTGAAATGGAAGAAGATCTTGCTCTGACGCTTAAAACCGCTTTGAAGCACTGGAACGAGTCAAGGCAGACAGAGGGTCAAAACATGCTTAATGACATCGTCTCCCGCCTGGAAAGCCTGGAATCATTGCTTGAACATATGGAAAGTTTTGTTGCAGATAATACAAGCAACCGCTTCAATGATCTCAAGGACAAACTTTCCAGAATTATGAATGACTTGAATATTGAAGCAGACGAAAATCGTTTTCTCCAGGAGTTGATCATTATGACCGACCGACTTGATGTATCTGAAGAGATAACCAGGCTCAAAACGCATCTTAAGGCCATGCGCCAACTCACTGATCAACACAGTGAAATCGGACGCAAACTTGATTTTATGCTCCAGGAAGCATTTAGAGAAATCAACACCTGTGCCAATAAATGCCAGAATACAGACATCAGCCGGGTGGCTGTTGATTTCAAGGCAGAGCTGGAAAAATGTCGTGAGCAGGCCCAGAACCTTGAGTAA
- a CDS encoding TVP38/TMEM64 family protein, whose translation MQGYFKITILLMILVTGIVLQKTEIIDLKDALSNLEILAESWWLPPIAVLIQIILYMLAFPGSLLMWTVGVIYTPWAATLIVTAGGLFGSLAAYYFASRMTDGAQRFQKTKVYKIMQKNSGFLQLCALRCLPGFPHSFINYSAGILKVRMIPFIISTTLGFAFKGFIYCSAIYSALHLDDQQPIITMSTLLPLIVLVLFSLLGVVIQKKYFQADTHKTSG comes from the coding sequence ATGCAAGGCTATTTTAAAATAACCATTCTGTTAATGATTCTTGTAACAGGAATAGTCTTGCAGAAAACTGAGATTATCGACCTGAAAGATGCCCTGTCAAACCTCGAAATTCTGGCGGAATCATGGTGGCTGCCCCCCATAGCAGTGCTTATCCAGATAATCCTGTATATGCTGGCCTTTCCAGGTTCGCTGCTTATGTGGACTGTTGGAGTAATATACACTCCATGGGCAGCAACCTTGATTGTAACAGCTGGAGGACTTTTCGGCAGTCTTGCCGCCTATTACTTTGCATCACGCATGACTGACGGAGCGCAAAGGTTTCAGAAAACAAAAGTTTACAAAATCATGCAGAAAAATTCCGGATTTCTTCAGCTTTGCGCCCTGCGCTGTCTGCCGGGTTTTCCTCATTCCTTCATCAATTACAGTGCCGGTATTCTAAAAGTAAGGATGATTCCTTTTATTATCAGTACAACTCTTGGTTTTGCCTTTAAAGGATTTATCTATTGCTCAGCCATCTATTCAGCCCTGCACCTTGATGATCAACAGCCCATAATCACCATGAGCACTCTGCTGCCCCTCATTGTTCTGGTCCTGTTCTCCCTGCTGGGGGTTGTCATCCAAAAAAAGTACTTTCAGGCAGACACTCATAAGACTTCCGGGTAA
- the gmk gene encoding guanylate kinase yields the protein MNKGILLIISAPSGTGKSTLINMLIKDYPDIGFSISYTTRKPRQGEVHGQNYYFVTRDEFLNLREENFFAEWAEVHGNFYGTPAKEVTRAIDRGKSLIFDIDVQGAAQIRKNLQKGVLIFIFPPSLKTLEQRLSRRATDSSDIIARRLKNAQDEILQSTMFDYWIINDDLHQAYEDLKSIARAEKLRPSCLPSLPERVVKYDSIHTG from the coding sequence ATGAATAAAGGCATCCTGTTAATTATCAGCGCTCCATCAGGTACAGGTAAAAGTACTCTTATCAACATGCTCATCAAGGATTATCCTGACATTGGCTTTTCCATTTCATATACTACCCGAAAACCGCGACAGGGGGAAGTACATGGACAGAATTATTACTTTGTCACAAGAGATGAATTTCTAAATCTTCGAGAAGAGAATTTTTTTGCTGAATGGGCTGAGGTACATGGCAATTTTTACGGCACCCCTGCCAAAGAAGTAACCAGGGCCATTGATCGCGGAAAAAGCCTGATCTTTGATATTGATGTTCAGGGAGCTGCTCAAATCAGAAAAAATCTGCAAAAAGGAGTATTGATCTTTATTTTTCCTCCTTCACTGAAAACTTTAGAACAAAGACTTTCCCGACGCGCGACTGATTCGTCAGATATCATTGCCCGCAGACTGAAAAATGCTCAGGACGAAATCCTGCAAAGCACCATGTTTGACTACTGGATAATTAATGATGATTTGCATCAAGCATATGAAGATCTCAAGTCCATTGCCAGGGCTGAAAAATTAAGACCTTCGTGCCTGCCCAGTCTGCCGGAGCGTGTTGTAAAGTATGATTCCATACACACTGGATAG
- a CDS encoding DUF370 domain-containing protein has protein sequence MQDNKLNLLNIGFGNFVVSSRVVGIVNHGSSPMRRLREDARNANMLIDATQGRKTRSLIITDSNHIILSAIQPETISQRLEGTRGKSNE, from the coding sequence ATGCAAGATAACAAACTTAATCTTTTAAATATCGGTTTTGGCAATTTTGTTGTCAGCTCCCGGGTTGTGGGCATTGTCAACCATGGTTCGTCTCCCATGCGCAGGCTCAGAGAAGATGCCCGCAATGCCAACATGCTTATTGACGCTACCCAGGGTAGAAAGACTCGGTCATTGATAATTACTGACTCCAACCATATCATTCTGTCAGCCATTCAACCTGAAACTATCTCCCAGCGTCTTGAAGGGACCAGGGGTAAATCCAATGAATAA